Sequence from the Uloborus diversus isolate 005 chromosome 8, Udiv.v.3.1, whole genome shotgun sequence genome:
atttctgcagtTATCGAATTTTTTGTCCCAATCGAACTTCCGTAtccttcatatttattttgactttttgagTTAACCGTGGAATTTCCCTCAAAAGTGGAGTGAAATGGAAGAAATGAGAAGCAGAGTAAAAATGCTGAACTGATGAAATAGTCTAGTGTGCTTTAAACTACCCTTGTTAATCTCGATTCACAATAGAATAAAATCAGGATACTAACATTCCTTTATGTATACAACAAAAGAAACTAGATCCTTTTTTCTATAGATACTCAATCTTATTAACACCGCCCATCTTTACACATTCTAAATTCCGATCGGAAGAAGCCTGAGAAaccgttttttaaatatgtttttttttttcaataatactaTATAGCGTTAAAATCaagctttgattttttaaattatttattcatgagCTAAAAGTCAGTTAAtcaactaaaactattttttattattccgCAGTCATGCTGCTTTTTTGCATTGAGCTgataaaaaaactttcactttcGTAGTTAACTGCAAGAAAAGTGCAGGAAAGGCATCCTAAGTGCAAGAAAAGGACGTAATTAACATGCTTTTGAAAAGGGTTGTGAAACAAGGAAATAATTGGAAATAACAATTTATGTGAGAATTTTCCAGAGGTATACTGCTAAATGCATTTAAAGTAAGTTCCACgaagtatgataaaaaaaaaagcaaagagctaaatttgatgattaaaaatttttaagtataatttcaTTAATACCCAATATTGGCATGGCAACATTCTTGTTTTGAGCTGAATAGACAACTTATTTGCGTTTCATGTCCAAATTACATCTAACTTTTCTTTATTTGCAcacattaaaaccattttgtaCGTAATTAAAGGCTTTAAAGCTGGATTGAGCAATAATTCACAAACACCCGCACCACATTTAATCTCAAAGATTTACCAGTTCATGCCAGGAAATAAACTATCTCCTGAGGAAAACTTTAGCACCAAGAAATTCCATGTTTGATTCAATGAATATTTATTATGCCTTGTCATTAAAAGATCTATAACCACTAAAGATACCAGACCTGAATGGGTCGTATGATTCAGCAATTGGAAATAAACCTGGTTGGCTGATGATTCTTGTTCCAACAGGAACAATAGCAGGCTGAGTTAGCAACCGTGGAACAACAGCAGGTTGGCTTATCAACCTAGTACCAACAGGAACAACAGCAGGTTGACTTATGAACCTAGCACCAACAGGAACAACAGCAGGTTGACTTATCAACCTAGCACCAACAGGAACAACAGCAGGTTGACTTAACAACTGTGGGACAGCTGGTTGACTTATCAACTGTGGGCCAATAGGAACAACATCAGGTTGGCTAATCAACTGTGGAGAAACAGAAAAAACTGCTGGCTGGTTGATTATTCTTGTTGGTACTGGATATGAAGCCGGTGAAATTAATCTAGAATCTCCAAAGGGCAAAAATGCTGGACGAGAGAAGTATCTGTTGTATTCTGATGGGATGATTGTGGGTTGAATGGGGACGAGTGCTGGCCGTATGGGAACTAAAGCTGGCCGTCTGATACGTAGAGGTGTAGGGCGGGGAGCAATTCTTACAGGGGCTTGTGGAATCACTGCAACAGGAGCAACTGGAGAGATTGCCACAGGTGCTGGAGCTGGTGCTGCTGCAATTGTTTGAAcacctaaaaaaaatcaaagagcaTTTGAAATGATATGTGGGAAAAAGAGAGAATTAAATCAAACGTTATTAATAAtcaacatttaatactttttttttactatacgaGATTACTTCCACGGTCGCCATTTTGCTGAGCTTTAATCTCGTTTATTAATATCTTCTAAAATTATCAAACCTCCTTTTCGCTTGTTCGTTAGCAAGTAACTTTAATAAAATGCCAAACTTCTTCCTACCCATCAATgggtaggaaaaagtttttgaagagaaaaggcgCGTAGTTTTTGTTGTATGTAATCTTGATCGAAAAGCAATAACTAACACAGAACATAGTCCGTCAAAGCACTTATATTCGCGAGCCA
This genomic interval carries:
- the LOC129228625 gene encoding calphotin-like gives rise to the protein MTDVRQALIIAGCCCLINAEVLVTPGVNYDDHHHHHDDLAQPTPYQFGYSAPAEGGGITHQESGDGNGRVTGSYTIEDDDGRSRVVEYVADEGGFRAAISTNEPGTANQNPADVVIESSADNGYGGVQTIAAAPAPAPVAISPVAPVAVIPQAPVRIAPRPTPLRIRRPALVPIRPALVPIQPTIIPSEYNRYFSRPAFLPFGDSRLISPASYPVPTRIINQPAVFSVSPQLISQPDVVPIGPQLISQPAVPQLLSQPAVVPVGARLISQPAVVPVGARFISQPAVVPVGTRLISQPAVVPRLLTQPAIVPVGTRIISQPGLFPIAESYDPFRSGIFSGYRSFNDKA